Proteins from one Setaria italica strain Yugu1 chromosome V, Setaria_italica_v2.0, whole genome shotgun sequence genomic window:
- the LOC101767492 gene encoding linoleate 9S-lipoxygenase 2, with amino-acid sequence MFGGIIGGLTGNKNGRLNGSVVLMRKSVLGFDVTSMGATVIDNIGEFLGRGITCQLISSPVVDPNNGNRGKVCAEASLEQWLTSLPSLTSSESKFGVTFEWEVEKLGVPGAIIVKNNHASEFFLKTITLDDVPGRGTIVFVANSWVYPQSKYRKDGSAMAMRSRAGRGHTGSD; translated from the exons ATGTTCGGAGGGATCATCGGGGGTCTGACCGGGAACAAGAATGGCCGGCTCAACGGCTCGGTGGTGCTCATGCGCAAGAGCGTCCTCGGCTTTGACGTCACCAGCATGGGCGCCACCGTCATCGACAACATCGGCGAGTTCCTCGGCCGCGGCATCACCTGCCAGCTCATCAGCTCCCCCGTCGTCGACCCAA ACAACGGCAACCGCGGCAAGGTGTGCGCGGAGGCGAGCCTGGAGCAGTGGCTGACGTCCCTGCCGTCGCTGACATCCAGCGAGTCCAAGTTCGGCGTGACGTTCGAGTGGGAGGTGGAGAAGCTGGGCGTGCCGGGCGCCATCATCGTAAAGAACAACCACGCCTCCGAGTTCTTCCTCAAGACCATCACCCTCGACGACGTCCCCGGCCGCGGCACCATCGTCTTCGTCGCCAACTCATGGGTCTACCCGCAGTCCAAGTACCGCAAAGACGGAAGCGCCATGGCCATGCGCAGCCGCGCAGGTCGTGGCCACACCGGGTCGGATTAA